In Oreochromis aureus strain Israel breed Guangdong linkage group 22, ZZ_aureus, whole genome shotgun sequence, the genomic window gactgtgcaaaaaaaaatgcaataccAAAACAGTTAATGCAAACTTTTTGTTAAACCCCCTGAATTAAACCTGAAGGCTTGAACCTCAGTCACATCTTGATTATTTGATTTATGTGGTGGTAGTGGTGTGCAGGAGCAAAGGTACATAAATTTTGTCTTTATTCAACaaattatggacctaactgtaattttaaatacttttctttcttttccagtgCTCAGAAAATAGTATTTGAGGTACAAATTTTCAAGGGCCAGTGGGAAGTTTTCCCAAATtcatagaaaaacaaaagttattATGCTTTTTAATGTTCTTCTTAGTTTATGTGGTCTACTCTGTTTGCTTATCTTTTTATCACTTCTGTAGTTTGGCTGTGTACAGGAAGGTCCTGttgattcaaacccaggaccttcttgctgtgaggggACAGTGCTAACAACTGCACTGCTGTGTCACCATTTCATATTGTATATTCACATGTGATTTTCTTGTTATGATGtaactttttttgctgtttgaaTTTAATGCGTGTAAATCagtttgtgaaagaaaaacagtcaaATACTGGCtgggtttatattttattttattttgtttggtcCTTATacaaaacactgtaaaattagattttttttataggCTGTAAAATATGTTGTGTCAAAGTGTAGATACAGCATCTGTAAGTATTTAACTCTGTGCTGTGTGCTGATTTAACACTAGTGTTGCATCTTACTGTTCGGTAGCTTTGTGTTGTGCCTTTAAAGAGAAAGTACATTTTATTCTTAGCTATAAGCAGttacaattaaaacacataGCTCAATGTGATGGTTTAAAAACAAGTTTCCATTTCTtttcaaatacaaatataattaaaaatacaagagcACCAAGTTGGTGAAAGATAAGGCAGCTgcaatgaaatgaagaaaatgtaAGATTTTATAAattgctccagacattttcattagcTGCCATACAACTTTCTGCTGATACTGACGAAAACTAGGATCTCTGTGACTGTTTAAATGTTGTGCTggaatatgtaaataaaacagtgaagctgaaaacaAGTGCATTCATTAGAGTAAGATTAATTTGATAAAAGCTCACGATGCATAATGATGCTAAAATTGTGTAATTTGTGGAAAAACGGATGTTCTGATATGAACGTATGTCTTTACACACATTACTTGAGATGGCAATTCATAATTAAACATGATGACAAGAGGAAGTTAAATTAGTGCAACatacacagtggtaaacattAAGAGCTGTCATTCTTCCCTGAGCAACTGTTGTAAACCACTGACAGGCCTCCCTTCATTTGGCCCCCTAGCAAGTGTTTTTTATCCATCTGTTAATTTTTCTGTCTTCCTATCAATAATCCTCGTCGTCATCATCAGACTCTTCCTCGCTCATAAGGAGAGCAAACCGGTTGTTTATGTCATTAGCATCTCTCCCCCCTCCCTgagctcctcttcctcttccacctctccctcttcttcctcttcctctccctccccGCCCTCTGcttctccccctcctccctgATTCTGAAGATGAGTGAGTGGCTTTGgaactgcagttcctcacagcattcaGCAGGGAGGAGTAGAGCTGCGCAGACAAAGATCCCCCGGGCAGCAGAGACTCAGCATTTCGGCCTCCTTTCAGATACCTGACGAGGCCGTGCACCAGCGTACCACTGAACAACCTGAGAGACACAGGGAGTGAGAGCAAGGCAACAAAGATGCACAAATGCACTctaaaaaaatactgttttccATCATGGTATAACTGTGGACAGATATCACATATAATTATTATCACCCCATTTGTGTAAGCTTAGCAGAAAACCCTCAAACTCACTTCAAATGTAATTAAAGCTTTCTACATGTAAATCTAGAGATAATTCTCTTTTTCCTCGCCAGCTCCTGTTTGTTGGTTGCACCTCTAGTTCTAATGCATACAGAGTACcattttctttgactgtatGTCCCTGACACACAGTGCCTACCATGACAGATGAGGTTCtggcagcggcagcagcagtaGCTGATTTAGACAAAGTGCGCTCCAAAGGCAGGCCTGCCATTGGCTGAAACTGTGAGCCATTCCAATATCTACGCCCCGTCTCTCTCCTGGTCTCACACGTTGTCGATCCAGCCCTGCACACACTTTATGCTCCAGGGCCCAGTTTGGCTGCGGGACTGCAGTGTTTGAAAGCAAATACAAGCTTTTAGGtaatgacaagaaaaaaaaacacacagtttgcCTTGTTACTAAGGCATATTAATCTTTTTAACCATGTCGAAGAAACCAGGAGGGATACAATCCAACTAACCAGTGTGTTGGTAGTGGATAGCTCCAAGCTGTGTGTTCAAGAAGACCTCTCCATAAACCATGCCTAGGACCAAAGCTTGCACCTGGGGCTGTGAGGGTGTCGGTGTGGCCTCTCGAAACCAGAATCCTGTCACAGCTACAGCCAGCTGCAGGTGGAAAGGAACGAAAGCTAAGGCTGACTGGTTCACGCCCAAGACTTGTAACAGGGCACCAAGTCGGACTGCTGCAGGAGCCTGGAAAGAAATGTTGGAAAATACAATCAAATCATGTGGAAAACTTCTAATTCCAGACAGATGCAAAACAAATACTGATTCTGAGAAATGTTTACCTGACCAAGTCTATCAAGGTGTACATGGTTTCTGAGTGGAACTGCCTCCACTTCGTTCTTCCTCAAGTTCAGGTCCAAGCGATCATACTCTTCCACAGAAATGGGAGCACCCTGAGCCTGGACTGTTGATGAGCCAGCTGCTTGTTCCTTGCTAAATGCTGCATTTACGCTCTGACCCCTGCCTCCACACCCCCTTCCTCCTCGCCCTCTCCCACCTCTCATTCCTTGTCTGTTTTCTTGCATCCTCATATCTTGTATTTCGCCTCCTGGCCCCTTTATTGGCTGTGTACCTCCAACTCTTCCTTCAGTTACATTATCTTGAGATCTGTGCAGTAATATCCCGTATACAGCCTGCCGAATGGCTCTAGAACTACAGTGGCTGCTAGTTAGTTTGCTGTTCTCCACCTGCGGGATGAGAAGGACCCTGCGCATCACCAAAGCATCAAGCACCAAGGGAGGAAGCCGACCCTGAAGTGCTGCTGTCGACAGGCACTCCGGCAGCTGTGCCAGCCCGGAGGTCTGCCCTCCCTGAAATGCCTTACCTCCAGAAAACCAGCGGGCCACAGAGCTCGGAGCCTTGATGTGGTACTCCTGCATACACGCCAGCAGCCTGGATGCGAGACCACCCTTCTGCCCTCTTTTGCCCTTACAGCCTTCCTCCCCCATTAGGCTGCTCACTTCTTCTAAGGCCTCAGCCACGGTTTTAAAAGAGGACAGCCAAAGAAGGAGGCCTTCAATACGAGAAGGGGGTGATCTACCTTTACCCCTGCCGCCACCTCTCCTTAACAGACTTGCATCTAACAGAGAAAGAAGGGTTTCAGTATCTTTTGGAGTTCCGTAGTCATTTCCAGTCAGAACAGCACATAAAGGGAGCAACTCGGGGTTCATGCCCCCGAACAAGCGACACAGGCCGGCAGTGGTGTAGCAGCAAGCTGAGATGTAGCGTTGCGAGGCTTTACCGTTAAGGTTGGTCCACTGGAAAAAACGGAATGGCAGATAACCTCCTAAGATCAGAAAACAATTGAGATAGATACCACATGAAAAAATACATACTGCAAAATACTTTTACCACCAAAGGACTATTTTGAATCTGTGTTAAAGTCCAGAGACTACCCACACCTGGAAGGTCAAAGATATAAAAGTCACTGTCATTTGTCAGCACTGGGCATTTCCACTCTTGTGCCAAGCACGCAATCTCCCAGTCAGCCTCAGCTGGACACTGGATGAGTGGGACTCCACTCTGGATGAGGACCTGAATGAAGACGTCTCTTGTAAGAATGGGGAGAACAGAGCCATTGCGGCCATGAGAGAGGTTGTCTGCCTCTTTTATCTTGGACTGCAGGCGCTGGCGTAGAGTATCAAACTTCTTGTTACTGGGGTCCATccctaataataattaaaaagataGGAAAACAGATGTTTGCAGGTGTTATAGCAATATATAATGTGAAAAGTGGTTTTTGCTTTAGGTTTGTGCAGATTAAAGATATAAGCAACAAAAGCAGTCATGAAAAGGTAAAGGATAAAAAATCTAATATAGTTTGATGATATAATGATTTAATAAGCTACAGACCTATCTGTTATTACAATGAAATTAATATAACAAAGATGACTGAAGGAAGTTAAGATGTCCTTTTGAAATTAAGGGGAATGTTTACTAAATGAGGTGAGtacttaaaataataataataaaaataataataataattttaagttatccccttttttaaatgtctAGAAAAGTACATACTTGAAGCATCCTAACTTGACGGCCTTGTATAAAGCATCTTTACCTCCATCCAGAACCACATATGGCTGGATGTTACAGGTTGCCAGTGCAGTGAGGAACTGGGTGAGCAGGGAAGCAAAGGCATCGTAGTCCCCTCCATGCAGCTGATCCAATCCGTGGTTAAAGTACAGGCGGAAATAAAGACTGCAGCCATCGATAACGAGCCGACTGTCCCTGAACTTCACATCTTGTAGGAAGTGTCTGTTCCCCTCCACAAAGGTCGTCAGACCATGGACACCCATTACATCTCAGGGCCTAGGACGAGTCCCTAGAGTGAGATGATTTATAAGATAATGGTACTCACGATGGTTAAAATGCACGAAAGCCAGTTTCTGTATGCTTCTGTGCAGATATTGCAATCATGCAAAAAACGGAAGGTAACTGCCAGAAAATGACAGGAGTCACAGTTCGCTCCAATGTGAAGTAACAGACACAGAGACTGTCGGCTGGAAAATTATGAGTCACTGCAAGTTATTGCAACATAAAACTCTGAGTAACTGATGACAAATGACATTCAGAATTACCCATATTTAGTAGAGCAGTAAATGTTTACGAGTTGTACTAACCAATGACACTTTCTTCTCTTTACTTGCTtgagtgtttttctgtcttgCGCAGTTCCTTCCTTGTACTTCAAAATAAAGTTCCTGGCTAGTAACAAACGTGTGTATTCTATTGTAAACACGATCATATTTAATTTTCCTCTAtataaaaaaatcagcaaagaaCACGCGCAAATAAAGCCACAACACTGTAGAGAATAATGACagttacattttaattaatttgaaaaGCCTTACGCTGAATTGCGTTTGCGTTCTCGCGAGAGAACACGAGAACGCAAACGCTAGCGAGCGCGCTAGCCAGTTTTGTTCTCACGTTTGAAAAATAATTACGTTTTATTACGACCACAATGTCCGGAGGAACAAACCTCGGGATTCCCGGGACAAGCCAAGCCACCCCCGGTGCATTTGCACACCGAAAAAAAGACAGCAGCCCGTCCGCTAGGTTTTGGGAGAGTCCGGATACTTTAGCCCAGCTGGAAGTGGTGCGACAGTGGATCGGGAAGCACTACAAAAAGGTAGTTAGCCGACCAGGAAGCTAAGCAAGATGCTAGCCGCTCCCCCTCCCTGTTAGCAAGCCCAGTGGGTCACAGCGTAAACAAACGGTTACGTGTTCACACTGGCTGTGTAGATATAGAGAAATTAAGTCAACGGACCCTGCACAACAGGAAAAATATACAAAAGTGAAGTGCAAATGTAGCGCAGTCGTATCACATGTAAATACAGCCCTAAGCTTGTGTATATAATAGAGTATTGAGTGGCACGATAAATAAAAATTCTACTCCTATCTAATTTCAAACCCTCTCTGTTTGTTAGTATGTTCTGGCGGATGCCCCATCTTGCCAGGTCCTGGCTGCAGTCACCCTGCAGCTTCTCCAGTTCCAAGAGGATGCATTTGGCCGACAAGCTACCAGCCCTGCACTCACCAagctgcctgtgagtctgtctctcactgtctATCTGATTGTCGTCACAAGTGACTTTAAAATGCCTGATAGAATTGGCTTGTAAGTCGCTGTAAGTGTCTAACTTTGGCTTTGTAGTGTACTTGGAGTATTAAAGTAGTAGTAGACTGATTATTGATTGATGAGTTTAAAACTGTGGAAGCAAATACTTGCCTCTAAGTATGCGTGACACTTAATAGTGAAGaggataaaaaacaacaacacataaaTGTGAAAGTTGTTCATGGCCATGACCCAAACCCAGAAGAAAACCTTGTTGATTTCTCTACAGGCACAGTGCTTCCTTGACTTGCGACCAGGGGGTGGACTCTGCCACATTCTTGGCACTGCTTACAAGTTCAAGTTTGATCAGGGCTGGTGGGTAGTTTCCTAATATGATCCCTAACAGATCTCATTTGCTTCCACCTGTGTCCTTAATATCGCTTTGTTCCCTACCTATTTTCACACAGGCGAAGGTTTGACTTACAGAATCCATCAAGGACTGAGAGGAACGTGGAGATGTTTGGTACAATTGAAAAAGCACTGATCCAGGTGAAAACCGCAAATCTCAATACACACaactgcacacacatacacaccaagGACTCTTCCTTTACGAACTTGAATATTTGTCACAACAGAACAACTGCATGTCATTGCCTGTCGTATATCTGGACCCTACACTGGATCAGGATCTGGCCGGCAGACTAACTGGCATCATCACCAAACATCAGGTAAAGTACTGCAAATAAGCAGGAGATTATTTGTAGCGAGATTAAATGTATGTAGCTCTGATACAGTAGTTGGATTTCAGTGCTACCGATTCACAGTTTGTCCCCCTTCAGGGTACTGTCACCGAGGACAGAACGCTTGCCAGTCATCACATATACCCCTGCCCTCCCTCGACAGAGGAAGGTTAGTTAAAGTTTGTACGTGTatatgtgtttgctgatgttatGATGCCTACCACTTAGCTTAAATACATTTTGTATACACATCTGGTTTTAGATGAGTGGATGCGTCCTGTCATGCGGAAAGACAAGCATGTCTTGGTACACTGGGGCATGCACCCTGACAGGTACCGcaagcgcgcgcacacacacacaaaggtgcTCACACACAACACTTGACCAGCATCAAGTGACAACGGCTCTTGTCTCTTACAGTTATGATAGTTGGCTGTCATCGAGTGATGTTgagggagaggttgaagagcTGCCACATCCAGAAAGGCCCTGGAGGGTTAGTATGGCACCACATACATCATGCTGTCAGGAGTTAGTTACTGCTGCAGTTACTGAGTGATGTTTGTCTTCAGTTTTCTTTGTCAGACAGAATGTGATTGTCAGCGGGGACATTAAGGAACCACGCGTACTATAAATAATAGAGGATTTTATATAATGTCTAAAAAATTTACAGAAATTTTACAGCTGACTGAATTCTATTCATTTAGCATGCTCTGTATTCCTTTCTGACACTTGATGAGATACAGAAGtatgcacacactcactcatTAATATTCAatttgtgtgggtgggtgtgtgtgtgcgtgcgtgttcTCCAGGTCCATGCTGGTTGGATTCTGGACACGGATGTTTTCAACGAATGGATGAATGAGGAAGACTACTGTGTTGACGAAAGGAATGTGCCAGTCATCCTCCGGCAGCGTATTCACCTCCAAGACGACCAGGTTTGTGTGAAGCAGTAAAAATGGCACTGGTCTGTAGGCTTAGGAAGGGGTTCCCCTTTTATTAATGTGCACATATGTTTTAACAGTTTGATCAACTGCAAAAAGCAGGTTTTATTCTGTTGTGTGATTCTTTTGTTCTCAGAATTGTAAGCAGAAACGCTTCTTTTCCCATTTCAGACAATTAGCAGTGTTTTTCAGCTGTCAGCTTCACAAAGTTTCAAATCCTGctctttttttcaaaatagTCTCTATTCCGTTTTtagtttttctccatctgcctCTAACCCTTTGTTACAGGATCCAAAGTCTACACCCTCCAAAAAGAGAAGGCGCTCCCcatcccctccctcctctgaaggcaggaagaaaggaaagaaagggtAAGACATAGGTGTTTCTTGTAATAAGGGGCTTTGCTTTA contains:
- the aste1b gene encoding protein asteroid homolog 1; amino-acid sequence: MGVHGLTTFVEGNRHFLQDVKFRDSRLVIDGCSLYFRLYFNHGLDQLHGGDYDAFASLLTQFLTALATCNIQPYVVLDGGMDPSNKKFDTLRQRLQSKIKEADNLSHGRNGSVLPILTRDVFIQVLIQSGVPLIQCPAEADWEIACLAQEWKCPVLTNDSDFYIFDLPGGYLPFRFFQWTNLNGKASQRYISACCYTTAGLCRLFGGMNPELLPLCAVLTGNDYGTPKDTETLLSLLDASLLRRGGGRGKGRSPPSRIEGLLLWLSSFKTVAEALEEVSSLMGEEGCKGKRGQKGGLASRLLACMQEYHIKAPSSVARWFSGGKAFQGGQTSGLAQLPECLSTAALQGRLPPLVLDALVMRRVLLIPQVENSKLTSSHCSSRAIRQAVYGILLHRSQDNVTEGRVGGTQPIKGPGGEIQDMRMQENRQGMRGGRGRGGRGCGGRGQSVNAAFSKEQAAGSSTVQAQGAPISVEEYDRLDLNLRKNEVEAVPLRNHVHLDRLGQAPAAVRLGALLQVLGVNQSALAFVPFHLQLAVAVTGFWFREATPTPSQPQVQALVLGMVYGEVFLNTQLGAIHYQHTVPQPNWALEHKVCAGLDRQRVRPGERRGVDIGMAHSFSQWQACLWSALCLNQLLLLPLPEPHLSWLFSGTLVHGLVRYLKGGRNAESLLPGGSLSAQLYSSLLNAVRNCSSKATHSSSESGRRGRSRGRGGRGRGRRGRGGRGRGAQGGGRDANDINNRFALLMSEEESDDDDEDY